TTTAGattataaaaatatgaaatatttaaaatataaaatcactATCTTTATCGATGCATATACATTGAGAGATTGGTTCTCCAATCAGATCGCAGAGTTTCCTCAAGTTCAATAGTTTTATACTAAATTATGTTTCTAATATGAATTTCATTTTGCTGTAACTCAGAAATATTCTCCACAATCCgttgtttcttttgttataAATAAAGACTCAAATACATTTGTTTAAAGTATGGACTAACTTGCATGGATATTTGATATACAGTATTCAGCCACTCAGGTCCGTATATACATATAGCTTCTCAGCCCTCTCTCGAGGGATGTAGATGTCAAAAGGAAAGCGCCAAGAAAGGGGGAAGAGAAGCACACCTGGTTGCTAGGACTCTGTGGTTATGGAACAAATCGCTCAAAAAAAGGCAAGACAACCATTAAAGCGCAGTTCACAAAGGCCAGTTTTAAAGCACCATTTTGCCAAGAGCTTCGCATGATGAAGAGTCTCTGAAACTATTTATGAACAGTTCATTCACATCTACTGTGTTTCTTCACTTGAATGGCCAGCAGATACAACCTAGTTAACCTAGTTGACATACCTAGCCTCATTTGCAAAAAGAAGAGCATCTGTACAGCAAGAAGTTAATGCAAAAAACCGGGAAGATGTTACAAAAATACTAAAACATATTCACCGTTGTCGAGCAGCTTTCTTGTCCTTCGGCAGTGGAGTCTTGGATTGTGGTTTAGCTGATGCAGTTTTTACCTTCAGAGGGCGTTTTACACCTTTCTTTGCCGTCAATAACGACTGAAGCGGAACATTAGCATCAGGATCACCTGGTTTAGGATGTACCTTGGGAGCGTTAACAACAAATTTCTCAGCTTTGTCCAGCTTAGCTGATTGTTTGGGTTGACTTGGGCGACGACGGGCACTCCGTGGCTTCACAGGAGGATTATACAATGATCGCATTGGAAGGGATGCAGAAGTAGCTTTGTTATAAGAACCCTTGAAGTGCTGTCGATATGCTTTCAGTACAATATCTCTCAGCGCCACTGCCGATTTATACTCCCGTGTCCTTTTTGAGTAAAACACCAGGGCATTATTTGCAAGCAAAAGCAAGTCTCGAAAGAGCTCTCTTGCTGAGTGGATGGAACAGCTGACCAATCTAGATCTTATCATGTCAAAATCCATATGTTGCCTGATGATTTTCTTGTATCTTGCTCTCTTCTGTTGTGGGTCACAGATAcaaattcatttgaaaaattacagaagatttgcGCAATAGGGTTTGGGACATAACCAACAAAGTTTGAGTATTTACTAAAGCAATTACCTGACTATCAAGCCGATGTCTAAAGACAAAAGCTACCTTGTACTCCGCAATAGAATTGAAAATGCCGATCAAACAATCACTTCTCATCTGGCATGCACCTTTGGTGTTGC
This portion of the Coffea arabica cultivar ET-39 chromosome 2e, Coffea Arabica ET-39 HiFi, whole genome shotgun sequence genome encodes:
- the LOC113730923 gene encoding uncharacterized protein isoform X2, translated to MYFYIFRKHVMFRSLETKIEILKAEKRHSSKADCGSNGTESPAPLLRSDGNESFGKETSKDGLSASSFTQDTSISWSLYRQIPVLVSCAGTDIKQEVSVSLEEQKDLHTKKLVETGNREGGTPRKRRGMRKRKDCNIEAKEGSIGESDNHGSTNVVSSSRCKETSTSDCDQTIRLPGRDGNTKGACQMRSDCLIGIFNSIAEYKVAFVFRHRLDSQKRARYKKIIRQHMDFDMIRSRLVSCSIHSARELFRDLLLLANNALVFYSKRTREYKSAVALRDIVLKAYRQHFKGSYNKATSASLPMRSLYNPPVKPRSARRRPSQPKQSAKLDKAEKFVVNAPKVHPKPGDPDANVPLQSLLTAKKGVKRPLKVKTASAKPQSKTPLPKDKKAARQR